The Persephonella sp. KM09-Lau-8 nucleotide sequence CTTGGTTGGTTTATGTCAGATTTTATTGTTTATATGCTAATAATTGCCGTTTTTTCTCTGCTTTTTTATATCCTGTCTGAGATGCTCTCCAAACAACCTTTAATTGATTTTTCAATATTTAAGATAAAGGAATATTTTGTAGGATTTTCTATATTCTTTTTGCTTCTTGGTTTTTCAATGTATCAGGTTTTTTATCTGTTGCCCCTTTATTTTGAATATTTAAAGGGATTATCCACATTTGATGCAGGATTACACATTCTTGCATTTGCCGTATTTATTGCAATTTTCTCTCCTGTGGCAGGAATACTATCAGACAAAATAGGAGAGAAAAAGGTTTTATATATGGCAATTGTTATTTATTTGATAGCATCATTATACTTCCTGCCACGGCTTGATTATTTCACACCTAATATAAAGGCAGCAATTATGACAATTCCTCTGGGAATAGCACTGGGAATGTTTTTTGCTCCGGTCACAACACTGGCTTTGAGAAACCTTGGAGAAAAAACATCACTGGGAACTGGCTTACTTCACTATTCCAGATTTATTGGTGGTTCTTTCGGAACAGCTATAGCAACAAATGACCTGTATAAGTATGGATATCAGCATTTTGAGGGGATAAACAATCAGCAAAATATATCCTATGTAGAAATGTTTATAGCAAAGCTCACTCATATATTCTCCCAATTTACTTATCCAGAAAAAGCCAAAGAACTTGCAATGGCACTAATTTATAAAGTCCAGTATCTTTATAGTATGAACTGGTCTTTTCAGGATACATTTTTTGTTGCAGGATTATGGGGGTTGTTCGGGGCTTTACCTGCCTTAATTCTGGTTTATTTTGATATTTTCAAAAGGAGAAAAGTATGAATACCATAAAAAAATACTGGCTTGGCTTCATAGTCCTGTTTCTTGTCGTGGTAGCAGCTTATTTTATTTATCTAAAATTAAATCCTAAAAAACTGCCCTCTAATCTTGTTATGGGCACAGGAAGAATAGATGGAGACCTAATCAATATAAACACAAAATACCCTGGAAGGATAGAACTTCTTACTGTAGATGAAGGGGACAACATAACAAAAGGTCAGTTAATTGCTAAAATACAAAGCAGAGAGTATCAGGCACAGCTTGAGGCTATGCAGGCAGAAATTAAAGCAAAGCAAAAGGAAATAGAAGCCCAGAAAGTTCAGCTTCAAATCACAAAAGAAACCTTACCTGAAAATGTTCAGAAAGCCTACGCAAACCTTAAATCCAGCAAGTTTATGCTTGAGGAATTAAACCAGCAGATAAACTCTATGAAAAAAATTGTCCAGCAGGACGAAAGAGATCATAAAAGATTTAAATCTTTAGCAGAAAAATCGCTCTTTCCACAGGAAAAGTTTGAAAAAATAAAACTCAAGCTGGAAACAGATAAAGATAAACTAAAAGCTTTGTTAAAAAAGAAAAATCAGTTAATTCAGCAGATAAATGCTGCAGAAAGTTCACTGAAACAAGCAAAATCAACTTTAAAAAAGGTTCAGGCTCTTGAAAAATCAATAGCA carries:
- a CDS encoding HlyD family efflux transporter periplasmic adaptor subunit, whose product is MNTIKKYWLGFIVLFLVVVAAYFIYLKLNPKKLPSNLVMGTGRIDGDLININTKYPGRIELLTVDEGDNITKGQLIAKIQSREYQAQLEAMQAEIKAKQKEIEAQKVQLQITKETLPENVQKAYANLKSSKFMLEELNQQINSMKKIVQQDERDHKRFKSLAEKSLFPQEKFEKIKLKLETDKDKLKALLKKKNQLIQQINAAESSLKQAKSTLKKVQALEKSIAALQESIKALNAKKQRIQAVIDELSIYSPIDGYVVDKVANVGEVLGAGMTVVTAINPDDLYLKMFVDTIYTGKIKVGDKAEIFLDAYPNKPIPAVVVKIAKKAEFTPKEVAVREDRIQRVYAVHLKPVKPSPLLKLGLPAIGVISLDGKGLPKSLKELPEL
- a CDS encoding DHA2 family efflux MFS transporter permease subunit, yielding MSAETPIYQQISVWERTLITIIVMLGAFMAILDTTIVDIIVPKITAPLKTDLYGAQWVITAYMIASATMLILAEWLDKNFGLRKIYIFGVLLFAVSSFACGISDSLETMVAARIFQGMGEAFIMATAQAILFSVYPPEKKGLAMGIFGLGVSFAPSIGPTLGGYITEYLNWRWVFFINIPVGVITVLLALFYLPETSLIREKTRLNFISFGLLSLFTISTLVILSKGQQLGWFMSDFIVYMLIIAVFSLLFYILSEMLSKQPLIDFSIFKIKEYFVGFSIFFLLLGFSMYQVFYLLPLYFEYLKGLSTFDAGLHILAFAVFIAIFSPVAGILSDKIGEKKVLYMAIVIYLIASLYFLPRLDYFTPNIKAAIMTIPLGIALGMFFAPVTTLALRNLGEKTSLGTGLLHYSRFIGGSFGTAIATNDLYKYGYQHFEGINNQQNISYVEMFIAKLTHIFSQFTYPEKAKELAMALIYKVQYLYSMNWSFQDTFFVAGLWGLFGALPALILVYFDIFKRRKV